GTTACCGGGTCGACTCCTCCGGTAGGTTCGTCCAAAAAAACAATTTTCGGTTTGTGAAAGATTGCAACAGAAAATGCCAATTTCTGTTTCCATCCTAAAGGCAGTTCTCCTACTAGTTTTTTAACTTCTTTCTGAAGACCAAGGGACTCCACGAGTACTTGAGTTCTTTCATTGATTTCCTTTCTCCGCAAGCCGTATACACCACCAAAAAAAGTGATATTTTCTACTATAGTCAGATTTTCATACAGGGAAAATTTCTGACTCATATATCCGATATTTTCTTTGATCAGTTCTTGCTGCTTATACACATCATATCCAGCAACACTGGCCTCACCGTCACTGGGGTATGATAAACCGCATAAGATCCGCATTGCTGTGGTTTTGCCTGCACCATTCGCTCCTAAAAACCCAAAGATTTCGCCCTTAAAGACATCAAAGGAAATTTGATCGACAGCTGTAAAGTCGCCGAATCGTTTAGTCAATTTACTACATGTGATAACTTTTTCGTTTTCCATGATAATATCAGGGTTTTGCCTATTCAATTTTAGATTGCATTAATCGAATAAAACTATCTTCTATATTCGGGGTAATTTCCTCTACCACTATTTGCAGGTGACCTTTCTCATGTGCATAATCTCGCAGCTGCGAGACACCATTGTTTTGCGATTCTTTCAACGTAATATGTAAGTATTCTCCAGACGCATAGCTACTATCAATGGCCTCAAATTCCCTATAGTCGCGCAACAGCCGGTAGATCTCACTCGACTTTGCGGCGTACAGCTTTGTTGGATAAGATCGTATGATATTTTCTGGCGTATCAACCGATAAGATCTTTCCGTTTTGAATTAATGCAATGCGTTCGCAAAGGGTGGCTTCATCCATGTAAGGTGTAGATACCAGAATAGTGATACCTTGCTCCTTAAGTTTTTTCAGCATCTCCCAAAATTCTTTACGCGATACCACATCTACACCCGTAGTAGGTTCATCTAGGAGCAAAACAGTCGGTTTGTGAATGAGTGCACAACACAGGGCTAGTTTCTGTTTCATTCCTCCCGACAGCTTTCCGGCCCGCCTGTTACTAAATGGTTTGATCTGATCATAAATATCTTTAATCAGGTCATAATTATCATCTATTGTGGTGCCAAAAATAGTCGCAAAAAACTTTAGGTTTTCCGCTACGGTTAAGTCTTGATAAAGCGAAAATTTTCCCGGCATATAACCAACGCAATTACGAATGGCTTGATAATCCTTACGCACATCGTGTCCAGTAATAAACGCCTCCCCTTCATCCGCTAACATTACCGTTGTTAGTATACGGAATATAGACGTTTTTCCGGCGCCATCCGGACCAATAAGTCCGAACAATTCACCTTTACTAACCTCGAAAGACACACCGTTTACCGCCCGAACATTTCCCTTATCGTAAGACTTAGTAATAGCATTTAATGTAACAGCATTCATATTACGTTCTCATTAACAAACAGTCGAACTCACCTCGTATCATGAGCAAGTAGCACCTGACCATACATCCCTATTTTTAAAGTACCATCATTTTTTACACGTATTTTAGTGGCATATACCAAGTTAGCCCGTTCATTTTTTGTTTGAATCGCTTTAGGTGTAAATTCCGCCTTATCGCTAATCCATTCGATAACACCATCGAATGTTCTATAATCCTGCTCATTTTCATCCACTTGAACTTTCACCTGTTCTCCAATTTTCAATCGCGTATATTTATCGCCTGTAACATATGCTCTCAAAATTACCGTTGACAAATCAGCAATTCTATAGATAGGTTTTCCGACGGTAACCATTTCGTTTGCTTCTACATATTTGCTCAGCACCAATCCTTTTACGGGATTAACGATCCTACTTTTTGTCAACTGATCGTTGGTTTGTTCCATTTGAAAATACAATGGTGTTGTTTCTTCTTTTAAGCTCGTAGCTGTTATTCCTAAAGACGATTGCTGTGCTTCCAAGCGTTTTCGGATAATATTCACCTGCGCAATTGCATCATCCAGTTGTTTCGGAGTTGCAGCATCGGCTTGAACTAGGCGAGTTAGTCGCTCTTGCTCAATTTTTGCATGGTTCAGTTCTTCCTGCAAACTAGCTATTTCAGTAGCAATATTTGGTTGCTTACTTAAGATAGCGGCAACCTGAGCCTCCAATTGTTTCTTCTTAAGATATAACTGCATGGTATCAACATAGCCAACTACCTGGCCAATTGATAACTCCTGCCCTTCTTCCAAGGACAGTTCCTTTATCACTCCAGCAGTTTCTGCTGATACTATTGTTTCAACTGCCTCAAATGCACCTGAGGCGTCATAGGGAAGGCCCGTATCCCTACAAGAGAAAGTAACGGCGGTTAAACCCATTATAAAAATAAGCGTTCTCATATCTTCGTATTTTAAGCTTCTTTAATTTCCAGTAGTATTAAGATTACTGTGTTGCGCATATAACAGCTGAATTTCATGCAGGATCTTATTTGTTCGCGCTTGGTCTTCGGCATTTAATTCCCGTAAATAATCACTTGTGTTAATTACCCCATTTTCAAGTTGCGCGAATGAGCTCGTTTTTATGCGACTACGCAATTCAATAATTTCGTCATCCGACCTTAGCAGTTGCTGATAACGATCAATCTCCGCTTGTTCCTGACGCACCTTATGTTGTGTGTTGAATAAAAACGTTTCTTTTTCAGATGCAACTTCTAAACGATTATTCTGTAAGATTGCTTTCTCCTTTTTGGATGTATACCATCCAGCTATATTCCAACTTAGGCGAACACCGCCGATATAATAAGCCTCAAAGCCGGGGTTTAAAATATTCAGGGCCGGTCTACCATAGCCCCCCTGGAAGAAAAAGTCTACCTTTGGCTTATTACGTGCATTTATAAAGTTTTCCTGAATAGCTATGTGCTGCAATTGAAAATCGTAGAGAGCGAGCTCAGGCCTATTAATAGTAGCTGGTGTTATCGATGGGGTTGGCTTCTCTAAAGCCACATTGCCATCTAACCTTGTGTTTACGAACATTCCCAGCATCTCCATATAAGCTTTACGATTGGCCACCAATTCGATGCCACGTTGAATCACCTTCAGTCTTTCAGCTTCCAAAATATCTGCTTCACTTTTCAAAGCGGCACCGTTCTTTATAGCGGCTTTCACCTTTTTAAGCCCCAACTTTATATCAGCTTCCATTAATTGATTCTGCATCAGATGCTCATCAACCATGAGCACACCGAAAAATAGTTGATTGACGCGTTCCTTCAATTTGTATAGTTCGACTTCCAAACTTTGCTCCTGAAGAGCAGCGCTTATCCGGATACTTTCCTTCTCCTGTCTGATTGTACCACCGTCGTAAATAGATTGGTTTACTTCGCCGTAAATTCGATACTGATCTTTCGTTAACTGCGGAATTTCAACGCCGGGCATTGACAGCGGAATTTCTGTCACGGCCGATTGATAGGTTGCCTGCCCATTGATATTTAACTGAGGCAACTGTGCTTTCGCTGCATTTTCTATAGAATAACCTTTGCTTCTATTGATCAGTTCTCTCTTTTTTATCAATGGATAATTGCTCTTTGCCAGTTCATAGCACTCCTCCAAAGTAAGTATCGCTTCCTGTTGCGCTTGGACAAATACTACGGGTAGCAATAATAAACTTATGACTATAAAACCCTTCATAATTAGTTATTTATTCTTTTTACCGCCTGGTTTTCTCGTTCTCCCACGCTTCTTGGCCGAAACAATCAGGCTGATTTCCAGCCATCTAAAAACTTCTAAAAACATCATTTATTCATTTTTTTTAATCAATTGATTACAACTATTCCAAAAAAGATACTATTTTTTGGCTACATCAATTCATGACAAGGTATTATTACACAAAGGTAGTATTCTTTTTTAGATTTAAAAGAATTTTCTAATCATTTGATTAAAATATTAAAACAACAATAGTAAACTGTATTTCAACGCATTAAAACAAAATAATAAGATTCTAACGATTTTGGATATGTTCTCTTCTTGGGCTTATAAAGCTATTTAGTATGTAACATAGTGTTAAACCAGAGGGGTATCAATTTTTTTCGCTCCAGGATAAAGTTGGCAAAGGCTTTATCTTTTAATACGTCCATCTGGGAAATAACCGGTTGCGCCAACACCGGAAAAATGATCATACTTAACAAATTCAATATAAAATGAAACACATTGATATCTGTTCGAACCGCATTTAACTGCCTAAAAAACGTAGATGCCATCAGTTTACCTGCGATTCTATCGCTAAACATCGTTGGATTATTTTTTATTTCACTAAGCACAAATATGGGTAAATCTGGATTTGCCAACAGCATATCTATATAATCATTCGCTACAGCATATATTTTTTCTTCCAGAGATGTATCTTCATTATTCAATATACGTATGATCATACCAAAGAACTGTTCAAATTTTTCGTCCATTACTATATGAAACAATTTTTCCTTGCTTCGAAAGTAATAATTCAGCAACGCTAAATTCAATCCGGCTTCTTCAGCGATATCTCTGGTGCGCGTGGCTGCAAAACCCTTTTTGGTAAAAACCACCCGAGCAGCTTCTTTAATCTTTTCCTCTGTAGAGACATCTTTCTTTTCCTTTGCCATATCTGTTCGTTAAATAAGATAACAAAAGTACGAAACTGACCACCTATTTTAAAGGGAAAATTTAATCATTTATTTAAATCATGATGTATTCCAATCATTTTAAAGATGCTTCACTACAAATGGAACAGGTGAGTTAAAATTATTCCGATGATCTGCCAGGCAATAGGCTTAACTGACAAATTCAGCTAATTTAAGATCGTTTTATACATAAAAAAACCCGGCATTTGGGATGCCGGGTAAAAACATATGTTTTTATCAACCTAAACCTATTTACTCAATAACGGTAAAGGGTAAACTTTATTATACCAGTTTCGTTAATTTTTAAACACATATAACTTTTCGTAAATGCCAAATGTGAAAATTCAGAAAACAGCTTATAATTACGCGAGTACTGCAGCGCAAATGTCAAGTTATTGAAAATATTATTTACTCTTTGGAAAATTTAACGTGGCTTAACATTTCATATTTTTTTATCTCTTCAGTAGATAGTTTCTTTGTGTCGTCCAACTTTCTGTCTATAAGCTCCTTACAGAAGCTCTCGCCATAACTATAGGCATGTATACGTATGAGGTCTGATGCATCTATCTGCTCTGAAAACGAGTAAAGCACTTGTTCCGGAATCTCAAAATCGTCAGCATCGGTATAACCGATATAACCAAACTTCATCGCTTTCCATACATAAAAAAGCTTACGTTCATTGATGCTTTCGCCGAAGTAATTATACAGTAGCGTTAACAGTTCATTTCGCTTGTCAATACCCATGCTCCGGGTAAATACTTTTTCGAGAAATTCACAATAAGAAATAAAGTCCCGGTCTGCTAGGTGATTAGCATAATAGATTTTAATTGAATTCAGGATCTGGTCTTTAGATTTTCCATTGAGGTATTGCAAAGCAGCTATTTCTGCTAAATGAGCATCATAATGTCCTGTAGGTTTAGTTGTTTTTCTAAAGGCTAATGTTTTTAGTGCATAGGTAGCTATAATATCCCAATCGTGTTCTGCTCCTATTAACCTCGAATGGATAGCTACGGTATTCTGACTTTTGGGATCTATTCTTTTTTTGAATAATACAATACTTCTATTCTCAATATTAGCAGGTTTAACCTTGAAGCTTTTTATATGAATAAACACCTGCCCATCGATGGTATCTGCTACGCCAAAACCTTTTAAATTGTTAAACCACTTTATTACACCTAGCTCCATAGTGTTTGATTAACGTTTAGCGATGTATAAGAATCCCGTACTCTAAAAGCAAATAGTACGCCTCAATTTGGATGAGATCGTATTGAATCAATAAACAATAATGGGAACAATCTCCCGGATAAAACGGTACGTCAAATAAGGTATAGTTTCTTTATTATGCAAGATAAAGAATAAAGCTCCAAAAAACAAATTCTACGAGCATTCCCATCGTGGTCAACCTAAAACTATTAAAGCCTATGCAGAAGCGATCAGGTATTATCGTCCTAATTATCCCGACCAAACTACATGCAGTAACAAAACGCATATACGGCTTGAAAGCGTCTATTGTCAATAGCTACTTATATAAAAATCGATAATTATATTAGGGTATTCGCTTAAAAACTGTTCATCAATTTATTTACTTGACCAAGCCTCTTTCACCTTACGTATCGTCCGACGACGACGCAATAGCACATTCCGCCATTGTAAAAAGGGGTATTCGATAAATCGGTGCATAAGCAAAGCGCCCAGTACAGATACTATAGCACAAATCAATAGACGCCAATTACTCTCTGCTGGTATACCGAGTTCTTGTAGCGGCCCTTGTAATAGATGATTTAAAAATTTATGACAGAGGTAGATTCCGTACGATAAGGCAGCAATTAAAGTACTTATTTTCCACCGCAAATGATATAAGAAACAAGTTGGATACAAAGCTCCTAATACCATTAAACCAAACCC
This Olivibacter sp. SDN3 DNA region includes the following protein-coding sequences:
- a CDS encoding ABC transporter ATP-binding protein, whose protein sequence is MENEKVITCSKLTKRFGDFTAVDQISFDVFKGEIFGFLGANGAGKTTAMRILCGLSYPSDGEASVAGYDVYKQQELIKENIGYMSQKFSLYENLTIVENITFFGGVYGLRRKEINERTQVLVESLGLQKEVKKLVGELPLGWKQKLAFSVAIFHKPKIVFLDEPTGGVDPVTRRQFWDMIYEAAATGITIFVTTHYMDEAEYCDRVSVMVDGKVEALDAPANLKSIHEVNSMDEVFYKLARGAKRGDT
- a CDS encoding ABC transporter ATP-binding protein produces the protein MNAVTLNAITKSYDKGNVRAVNGVSFEVSKGELFGLIGPDGAGKTSIFRILTTVMLADEGEAFITGHDVRKDYQAIRNCVGYMPGKFSLYQDLTVAENLKFFATIFGTTIDDNYDLIKDIYDQIKPFSNRRAGKLSGGMKQKLALCCALIHKPTVLLLDEPTTGVDVVSRKEFWEMLKKLKEQGITILVSTPYMDEATLCERIALIQNGKILSVDTPENIIRSYPTKLYAAKSSEIYRLLRDYREFEAIDSSYASGEYLHITLKESQNNGVSQLRDYAHEKGHLQIVVEEITPNIEDSFIRLMQSKIE
- a CDS encoding HlyD family secretion protein yields the protein MRTLIFIMGLTAVTFSCRDTGLPYDASGAFEAVETIVSAETAGVIKELSLEEGQELSIGQVVGYVDTMQLYLKKKQLEAQVAAILSKQPNIATEIASLQEELNHAKIEQERLTRLVQADAATPKQLDDAIAQVNIIRKRLEAQQSSLGITATSLKEETTPLYFQMEQTNDQLTKSRIVNPVKGLVLSKYVEANEMVTVGKPIYRIADLSTVILRAYVTGDKYTRLKIGEQVKVQVDENEQDYRTFDGVIEWISDKAEFTPKAIQTKNERANLVYATKIRVKNDGTLKIGMYGQVLLAHDTR
- a CDS encoding TolC family protein, with product MKGFIVISLLLLPVVFVQAQQEAILTLEECYELAKSNYPLIKKRELINRSKGYSIENAAKAQLPQLNINGQATYQSAVTEIPLSMPGVEIPQLTKDQYRIYGEVNQSIYDGGTIRQEKESIRISAALQEQSLEVELYKLKERVNQLFFGVLMVDEHLMQNQLMEADIKLGLKKVKAAIKNGAALKSEADILEAERLKVIQRGIELVANRKAYMEMLGMFVNTRLDGNVALEKPTPSITPATINRPELALYDFQLQHIAIQENFINARNKPKVDFFFQGGYGRPALNILNPGFEAYYIGGVRLSWNIAGWYTSKKEKAILQNNRLEVASEKETFLFNTQHKVRQEQAEIDRYQQLLRSDDEIIELRSRIKTSSFAQLENGVINTSDYLRELNAEDQARTNKILHEIQLLYAQHSNLNTTGN
- a CDS encoding TetR/AcrR family transcriptional regulator, which encodes MAKEKKDVSTEEKIKEAARVVFTKKGFAATRTRDIAEEAGLNLALLNYYFRSKEKLFHIVMDEKFEQFFGMIIRILNNEDTSLEEKIYAVANDYIDMLLANPDLPIFVLSEIKNNPTMFSDRIAGKLMASTFFRQLNAVRTDINVFHFILNLLSMIIFPVLAQPVISQMDVLKDKAFANFILERKKLIPLWFNTMLHTK
- a CDS encoding cold shock domain-containing protein → MELGVIKWFNNLKGFGVADTIDGQVFIHIKSFKVKPANIENRSIVLFKKRIDPKSQNTVAIHSRLIGAEHDWDIIATYALKTLAFRKTTKPTGHYDAHLAEIAALQYLNGKSKDQILNSIKIYYANHLADRDFISYCEFLEKVFTRSMGIDKRNELLTLLYNYFGESINERKLFYVWKAMKFGYIGYTDADDFEIPEQVLYSFSEQIDASDLIRIHAYSYGESFCKELIDRKLDDTKKLSTEEIKKYEMLSHVKFSKE